CTCCAATGGCCTGACATTGGGATCGGGCGACTACGCCGTACCCGGTGTGCCGCGGCTGATGCTGGCCGACGAACACAGGTTCTTCTCGTTGCGCGGCGAAACCCTGGAACGCCGCTTCACGCGCAAAGGGGACGATTCCACGGCCTACAACCTCCAGGCTTGGTATGGGACGACCTACAACAAGGCCGTCGTGAAGGCCGAAGGCGATATCGCCAAAGGAAAGCTCGAAAAATCGCGTACCGAGCTTCTCTGGGGGCACGCCGTCGCACCGTACTGGGACACCCAGCTCGGCGTTCGGGTGGATAACGGAAAAGGCCCGAGCCGTCAATGGTTGGCTTTCGGCATCCAGGGCCTCGCCCCCTACTGGTTCGAGCTGAAGGCGACGGGCTACGTGGGAAGTGGCGGACGTACGGCGCTGCGTGTCGAAGGCAGCTACGAGCTGCTGCTGACCCAGCGACTGATTCTGGAGCCTCGTGCCGAATTGCAGTTCTATGGCAAGGACGACCCGGAACGCGGTATCGGCAAGGGCTTGGCCGAAGCGTCTGCTGGCTTGCGCCTGCGCTATGAATTCAGTCGCCAGTTCGCCCCCTACATCGGCGTGGAACGGGCGGGCAGCTTCGGACGCACAGCGGACTATGTGCGTGCCGAAGGTGGCCGCGCGCAGCAGACGCGCTGGGTGGCTGGCGTGCGATTCTGGTTCTAGAACCTTGTGGGTTTGATCATCTGATGAGAGGCAATCTATGAACATGCACTACGACAGAAGCCAGGGCAAAGTGCCGAGACGCCAAGCATTGATCGCTGGCTTGTTGGTGATGGCACTCGCAGGACCGAGCCTGGCGCAGAGCCGACCGATCGCCAAGGTGTGGAAGGACCCGAGCTGCGGTTGCTGCAAGGACTGGGTCTCACACCTGCAAGGCGCAGGCTTCGATGTGCAGGTTCTTGACACCGGGAACACGGCAGCGCGCACGCGGCTGGGCATCCCGCAGAAGTACGGTTCGTGCCACACGGCGCAGATCGGCGGCTATGCCATCGAGGGTCATGTGCCTGCCTCGGACATTCAACGCTTGCTGCGCGAAGCCCCGCAGGCCATCGGCCTCGCGGCGCCGGGCATGCCGGTCGGTTCGCCCGGCATGGATGGTCCGGCCTATGGTGGACGCAAGGACGCCTACGACGTGCTGCTGATCGGGAAAAACGGTAGTAGCACGGTCTATCAGTCGCATCTCTGACCATCCATCAACTCTTTTCCGTGGAGATATGCCATGCAGCATCAGCACACACAGACCCCCAGCGATCGTCCCCGGTTCTGGCGATCGCGCTACGGCGTGGCGTTCCTCATCATCGCCGCTGTCGCCGCGTATTTCCTGCTCAAGGAGCACACGGCACATGTTGCCGGCTATCTCCCCTTCCTGCTGCTGGCGGCTTGTCCGCTGATGCACCTGTTCATGCACCGTGGTCACGGCCACGGCGGACACGATCATGCCGCGCGTCAGGGTGAGGAAGGTGCCGCACCCGCCAAGGAGCAGAAGCAATGAGTCGCGTGCTCGCACAGTGCGAGCACGCGACGCCGCGCTTGTCTCCTTGCGCGCCTGCGGCCTGCTGCGATCACCAGACACCAACGGTTAACGGCGGAGGGCACTTGTCACTATGAATTCACCCAGCAAGTCTTCAGGACATGAGCACGCAGGCATGGCGGCGGGTGCCACAACGTCCGGCCCGCATAAGCACCACCATCACGCCAGCCATGCCGGCAGTGACGACGCGGGCGGGTCCTCAAGCCACTCGCAGCCCGATGCCGCGACGCGCGATCCGGTGTGTGGCATGGCGGTCACGGCGGCGTCGGAGCACCGCTCCACGCACTTGGGGAACACGTACTTGTTTTGCAGCACCGGATGCAAGGCCAAATTCGACACCGATCCGGCGCGATATGCCAGCGGTGGCGCGGGCATAGGCACAGGCAGCGGCCATGCGCCGCATCACCATGCCAGCACCGCAGTTTCACCGGCCCCGGCGGCATCGCCAACCGCACCCGGAACGATCTACACCTGCCCGATGCACCCGGAGATCCGCCAGGATCATCCGGGAACCTGCCCCAAGTGCGGGATGACGCTGGAGCCCCTGCTGCCCGACCTCGACGACGACAACCCGGAGTTGCGTGACTTCTCGCGTCGCTTCTGGTGGACCTTGCCGTTGACGCTCGTGGTCCTGGCGCTGGCGATGCTGGGCGAGCGGCTGCACCTGATGGACATGGCTACGCAGAGCTGGGTCGAGTTGGTGCTGTCGTTGCCGATCGTGCTGTGGGCCGGCTGGCCCTTCTTCTCCCGCGGCTGGCTGTCCGTGGTCAACCGCAGCCCGAACATGTGGACACTGATCGGCCTGGGAACGGGTGCGGCATTCATCTACAGCGTCGTGGCAACCGTTGCGCCGGAAGTGTTTCCAGCCTCCTTCATGTCCATGGGACGGGTCGGCGTGTATTTCGAGGCCGCCGCCGTCATCATCTCGCTGACACTGCTCGGCCAGGTGCTGGAACTCAAGGCCCGCTCCCAGACTTCGGCGGCTATCAAGTCGCTGCTGGGGCTGGCGCCCAAGACCGCGCGGCGCATCAATGCGGACGGCAGCGAGGAAGACGTGCCGCTCAGCCATGTGCACGTCGGCGACCTGCTGCGCATCCGACCCGGCGAGAAGGTGCCGGTGGATGGCATCGTGCACGAGGGCAGCAGCTCGATTGACGAATCCATGCTGACCGGCGAACCGCTGCCCGTCAGCAAGCGCGCGGGCGACAAGGTCATCGGGGCCACACTCAACACCAACGGCGCGCTGGTCATGCGTTCGGAGCGGATCGGCTCGGACACCGTTCTATCGCAGATCGTCCAGATGGTCGCCCAGGCGCAGCGTTCCAAGGCACCGATGCAACGCATGGCCGATGTCGTTGCCGGCTACTTCGTGATGGCCGTCGTCGCCATTGCGGTCACGACGCTCTTTGTATGGGGATTCTTCGGGCCACAGCCCACCTGGGTCTATGGACTGATCAATGCGGTGGCCGTCCTGATCATCGCCTGCCCGTGCGCGCTGGGTCTGGCCACGCCGATGTCGATCATGGTCGCAACGGGCCGTGGCGCCACGCAGGGCGTGTTGTTCCGCGATGCCGCGGCGATCGAGAATCTTCGCAAGGTCGATACCCTCGTCATCGACAAGACAGGAACCCTGACCGAAGGCCGACCTGCTTTCGATCAGGTCGTCGCAGCACGCGGCTTTACGAACGATGAGGTGCTGCGTCTTGCGGCCAGCCTGGACCAGGGCAGTGAACACCCCCTGGCCGACGCCATCGTGCAGGCCGCGCGTGCCCAGGGCCTCCAACTCGTGAAGCCTCAGAGCTTTGAATCGGGAACCGGCATCGGCGTGCGCGGAAAGGTTGAGCACCGGCAACTGGCGTTGGGCAACACAGTGCTGATGGAACAGTCTGGCGTATCGGTGGAACCGCTCGTACCCCAGGCCGAAACTCTGCGCGGCGAAGGGGCCAGCGTCATGTACTTGGCTGTGGACGGGCAACTCGCGGGTTTGCTCGCCGTATCCGACCCGGTCAAGGGCAGCACCCCCGAGGCCCTGGCCGCGTTGAAGGCTGCGGGCCTGCGGGTCATCATGGCCACCGGGGACGGGCAGACCACCGCCAAAGCCGTCGGTGCACGCCTAGGCATCGACGAGGTGCATGGTGAGGTCAAGCCGGCGGACAAGCTCATGTTGATCGAGCGGCTGCAGAAAGAAGGCCGCATCGTCGCCATGGCCGGAGACGGCATCAACGACGCGCCGGCCTTGGCGAAGGCAGACGTGGGCATCGCCATGGGAACGGGAACCGACGTGGCGATGAACAGCGCTCAGGTCACGCTGGTCAAGGGCGACCTGCGTGGCATTGCTGTCGCTCGCACGCTCTCGGTGAGTACCGTGGGCAACATGAAGCAGAACCTCATGTTCGCCTTCCTCTACAACGCGCTGGGCATCCCCATCGCCGCCGGGGTTCTCTATCCCCTCACGGGCTGGTTGCTGTCGCCCCTGATCGCAGCATTGGCGATGAGCCTGAGTTCGGCATCGGTCGTGGGCAACGCCTTGCGGCTGAGAGCGAGCCGACTGTGACCGAAACATCTTTCAGAACCAACAGGAGTCTGCTATCGCCCAGCGAACCGTTTCTTTCGTTCCACGCCGTTGCGAAGGTGCAAGCCTTATCTCGGCATTTCGTTCTTAAACCACCCTCACACATCAAGGTAGGAATCTCTATGACCCGTTCACATTTCATCGCCAAGCTCGTCGCGCCGATCGCTGCTGGCCTGTTCGCCACCGCCGCATTCGCGCATCCTTC
The window above is part of the Achromobacter deleyi genome. Proteins encoded here:
- a CDS encoding copper resistance protein B gives rise to the protein MSKALPTRALATTLLALVSVAAQAQAQNDHAAHGQADAQTAAPSTQTVAPAADPHAGHATSASGSTAAPAMDHGNMQMQGGSAPPDARDPHGYSNGLTLGSGDYAVPGVPRLMLADEHRFFSLRGETLERRFTRKGDDSTAYNLQAWYGTTYNKAVVKAEGDIAKGKLEKSRTELLWGHAVAPYWDTQLGVRVDNGKGPSRQWLAFGIQGLAPYWFELKATGYVGSGGRTALRVEGSYELLLTQRLILEPRAELQFYGKDDPERGIGKGLAEASAGLRLRYEFSRQFAPYIGVERAGSFGRTADYVRAEGGRAQQTRWVAGVRFWF
- a CDS encoding DUF411 domain-containing protein — protein: MNMHYDRSQGKVPRRQALIAGLLVMALAGPSLAQSRPIAKVWKDPSCGCCKDWVSHLQGAGFDVQVLDTGNTAARTRLGIPQKYGSCHTAQIGGYAIEGHVPASDIQRLLREAPQAIGLAAPGMPVGSPGMDGPAYGGRKDAYDVLLIGKNGSSTVYQSHL
- a CDS encoding DUF2933 domain-containing protein, which produces MQHQHTQTPSDRPRFWRSRYGVAFLIIAAVAAYFLLKEHTAHVAGYLPFLLLAACPLMHLFMHRGHGHGGHDHAARQGEEGAAPAKEQKQ
- a CDS encoding heavy metal translocating P-type ATPase — protein: MAVTAASEHRSTHLGNTYLFCSTGCKAKFDTDPARYASGGAGIGTGSGHAPHHHASTAVSPAPAASPTAPGTIYTCPMHPEIRQDHPGTCPKCGMTLEPLLPDLDDDNPELRDFSRRFWWTLPLTLVVLALAMLGERLHLMDMATQSWVELVLSLPIVLWAGWPFFSRGWLSVVNRSPNMWTLIGLGTGAAFIYSVVATVAPEVFPASFMSMGRVGVYFEAAAVIISLTLLGQVLELKARSQTSAAIKSLLGLAPKTARRINADGSEEDVPLSHVHVGDLLRIRPGEKVPVDGIVHEGSSSIDESMLTGEPLPVSKRAGDKVIGATLNTNGALVMRSERIGSDTVLSQIVQMVAQAQRSKAPMQRMADVVAGYFVMAVVAIAVTTLFVWGFFGPQPTWVYGLINAVAVLIIACPCALGLATPMSIMVATGRGATQGVLFRDAAAIENLRKVDTLVIDKTGTLTEGRPAFDQVVAARGFTNDEVLRLAASLDQGSEHPLADAIVQAARAQGLQLVKPQSFESGTGIGVRGKVEHRQLALGNTVLMEQSGVSVEPLVPQAETLRGEGASVMYLAVDGQLAGLLAVSDPVKGSTPEALAALKAAGLRVIMATGDGQTTAKAVGARLGIDEVHGEVKPADKLMLIERLQKEGRIVAMAGDGINDAPALAKADVGIAMGTGTDVAMNSAQVTLVKGDLRGIAVARTLSVSTVGNMKQNLMFAFLYNALGIPIAAGVLYPLTGWLLSPLIAALAMSLSSASVVGNALRLRASRL